Proteins encoded together in one Lysinibacter cavernae window:
- a CDS encoding regulatory protein RecX — protein sequence MAVSFEPSETLAPVTDLSARFASKQAAAKQATARRATVNQPVANQAAENQMAVQQPATVLPSAQPAGRQTDGRQSDSRQSDSRQSDGSGAGSQSDSEPPRRTKLRAVRSADKQPSTTAHAQQPATGFGLAEAEAQPELSAEEIEDKALSRLARKALSEHEVRKAILGDGGSEDLADSLLADFNRKGYVNDETLAEDLVQAHLRRKKQGPAVIKRELAQRGIPDFIIAAALEVIDDDEELRLVVEAANDRVRRMGNLDRSVAERRLTGYLQRRGYSSSLIRSAVEQALGSKRSSPGSVRFE from the coding sequence ATGGCCGTCTCATTTGAACCATCAGAAACGCTCGCTCCCGTTACTGATCTCAGCGCCCGCTTTGCCTCGAAACAGGCAGCCGCGAAACAGGCAACTGCGAGACGAGCAACGGTGAATCAGCCGGTGGCCAATCAGGCAGCTGAGAATCAGATGGCCGTGCAGCAGCCGGCGACTGTCCTGCCGAGTGCGCAGCCAGCTGGCAGACAGACAGACGGCAGACAGTCAGATAGCCGACAGTCAGATAGCCGACAGTCAGATGGCAGTGGCGCCGGGTCTCAGTCAGATTCCGAACCGCCTCGTCGGACGAAGCTTCGAGCTGTCAGGTCAGCGGACAAGCAACCCTCAACAACGGCACACGCACAGCAGCCAGCAACGGGCTTTGGCCTGGCAGAGGCAGAGGCACAGCCAGAACTCAGCGCAGAAGAGATCGAAGACAAAGCGCTCAGCAGGCTCGCCCGCAAAGCATTATCGGAGCACGAGGTGCGCAAAGCGATCCTCGGCGATGGGGGCAGCGAAGACCTCGCCGATTCTCTGCTTGCTGATTTCAACCGCAAGGGCTACGTCAACGACGAGACCCTTGCCGAAGACCTCGTGCAGGCGCATCTTCGTCGCAAGAAGCAAGGCCCCGCGGTGATCAAGCGCGAGCTGGCACAGCGAGGCATCCCGGACTTCATTATCGCCGCGGCACTCGAAGTGATCGACGATGACGAAGAACTGCGGCTTGTAGTGGAGGCGGCAAACGACCGTGTTCGGCGAATGGGCAATCTTGACCGCTCAGTTGCGGAACGGCGCCTGACGGGGTATTTGCAGCGAAGGGGCTACTCCTCTTCGCTTATCCGTTCGGCCGTTGAGCAGGCACTGGGAAGTAAACGTTCGAGTCCTGGCAGCGTTCGATTCGAGTGA
- the miaB gene encoding tRNA (N6-isopentenyl adenosine(37)-C2)-methylthiotransferase MiaB, giving the protein MSLVETPTVIAPSTAAIGRDGQQRTYVVRTYGCQMNVHDSERLSGSMEAAGYVPSAGEVADVVVINTCAVRENADNKLYGNLGYLASVKRKNEGMQIAVGGCLAQKDKNTILKKAPWVDVVFGTHNMGSLPSLLERARHNDEAQVEILESLETFPSTLPTKRDSSYSGWVSISVGCNNTCTFCIVPALRGKEKDRRPGEILAEVQSLVDDGAIEVTLLGQNVNTYGVEFGNRGAFAELLRAAGTIEGLERVRFTSPHPAAFTDDVIEAMAQTPNVMPQLHMPLQSGSDRILKAMRRSYRSAKFLGILERVREQIPHAAISTDIIIGFPGETEEDFLETMRVVEEARFATAFTFQYSIRPGTPAATMENQVPKEVVQDRYERLAALQDRIALEENAKQVGRRVEVLVANGEGRKDADTSRLSGRAEDSRLVHFDVPDGSDVPRPGDVVSVVITQAAPFHLVAATDGQPLRVRRTLAGDAWDRQQADSCGVPAPTGNISVSGKAMVNLGLPTVRASTTPIYDEHDNLRS; this is encoded by the coding sequence ATGAGCCTTGTAGAGACCCCAACGGTAATCGCGCCGTCCACCGCCGCCATCGGCCGCGATGGACAACAGCGAACCTACGTGGTCCGCACCTACGGCTGCCAGATGAACGTGCATGACTCAGAGCGGCTGAGCGGCTCAATGGAGGCAGCCGGTTACGTGCCCTCCGCCGGAGAAGTTGCCGACGTTGTGGTCATCAACACGTGCGCCGTCCGGGAGAATGCAGACAATAAGCTCTACGGCAACCTTGGCTACCTTGCGAGCGTCAAGCGCAAAAACGAGGGCATGCAGATCGCCGTTGGTGGTTGTCTCGCGCAAAAAGACAAAAACACGATCCTCAAGAAAGCACCGTGGGTCGACGTGGTCTTTGGCACGCACAATATGGGGTCCCTCCCGAGCCTGCTCGAACGCGCGCGCCACAACGATGAGGCCCAGGTTGAGATTCTCGAATCACTCGAGACGTTTCCCTCCACCCTGCCGACCAAACGGGATTCGAGCTACAGCGGATGGGTATCCATCTCAGTAGGCTGCAATAACACGTGCACGTTCTGCATCGTTCCTGCGCTTCGAGGCAAAGAGAAAGATCGCCGGCCGGGCGAAATCCTTGCCGAGGTTCAGTCACTCGTTGACGACGGCGCCATCGAGGTTACGCTCCTCGGCCAAAACGTCAACACCTATGGCGTCGAGTTTGGTAACCGTGGTGCGTTTGCCGAATTGCTGAGGGCAGCTGGCACGATCGAGGGGCTCGAACGAGTGCGCTTCACAAGCCCCCATCCCGCAGCTTTTACCGACGACGTCATCGAAGCAATGGCGCAGACGCCAAACGTCATGCCGCAGTTGCACATGCCGTTGCAGTCCGGCTCCGATCGCATCCTCAAGGCCATGCGACGCTCGTATCGTTCCGCGAAGTTCCTTGGCATCCTTGAGCGGGTTCGTGAACAGATTCCGCACGCCGCGATCAGCACCGACATCATTATTGGTTTTCCTGGTGAAACCGAAGAAGACTTCCTTGAGACGATGCGGGTTGTTGAAGAAGCGCGCTTCGCAACGGCGTTCACATTCCAATACTCCATCCGCCCAGGGACACCTGCGGCCACTATGGAGAACCAAGTTCCCAAAGAGGTTGTTCAAGATCGTTACGAGCGACTTGCTGCGCTGCAAGACCGTATCGCACTCGAAGAGAACGCCAAGCAGGTCGGACGACGCGTTGAGGTGCTCGTCGCCAACGGCGAGGGGCGAAAAGATGCAGACACTAGCCGACTTTCCGGCCGCGCAGAAGACTCGCGGCTTGTGCACTTTGACGTCCCTGACGGAAGCGACGTGCCCCGCCCCGGTGACGTTGTGAGCGTTGTGATTACCCAGGCAGCACCGTTCCACTTGGTTGCTGCGACCGACGGCCAACCGCTCCGTGTGCGCCGCACGCTCGCTGGCGACGCTTGGGACCGCCAACAAGCAGACTCCTGCGGCGTTCCGGCCCCAACCGGAAACATCAGCGTCAGTGGCAAGGCAATGGTCAACCTCGGACTGCCAACGGTGCGGGCCTCAACGACCCCCATCTACGACGAGCACGACAACCTGCGCTCCTAA
- the miaA gene encoding tRNA (adenosine(37)-N6)-dimethylallyltransferase MiaA, with protein MTAHQHAESRLHVIVGPTGTGKSALSLDLAERLATSGQAAEIVNADAMQLYRGMDIGTAKLPFSERRGIPHHQFDVLDVTDESAVAAYQTSARATIREILGRGAVPILVGGSGLYVSSVIYEFEFPATDAEVRARLEAELEEFGPRALHAKLVEHDPVAATNIGKDNLRRVVRALEVIEITGRPFSASLPEEPRPWLPLNIVGLRDDRAALVARLDERVHGMWRDGLLDEVEGLIPKGLERGVTASRAIGYAQALAQLRGELSQDEAIVLTQNLTRKYSRRQVSWFKRYQRLRWVDASDPNRVDLALE; from the coding sequence ATGACGGCACATCAGCACGCTGAGTCGCGCCTCCACGTCATCGTTGGGCCGACGGGGACTGGGAAGAGCGCGCTCTCCCTCGATCTTGCAGAGCGACTTGCCACGAGCGGACAGGCCGCGGAAATCGTTAACGCCGATGCCATGCAGCTCTACAGGGGCATGGATATTGGCACGGCAAAGCTTCCCTTCAGCGAGCGCCGAGGCATCCCTCATCACCAGTTCGACGTCCTCGACGTCACGGATGAGTCGGCCGTAGCCGCCTACCAAACATCTGCACGGGCAACCATCCGTGAAATCCTTGGGCGGGGAGCCGTGCCAATTCTGGTGGGTGGTTCAGGACTCTACGTTTCGTCGGTCATATACGAGTTTGAGTTTCCCGCGACGGATGCCGAGGTTCGGGCCCGCCTTGAAGCCGAGCTCGAGGAGTTCGGCCCACGAGCTCTGCACGCAAAACTGGTTGAACATGACCCAGTGGCCGCGACAAATATCGGCAAAGATAATCTGCGCCGAGTGGTAAGGGCTCTCGAAGTCATCGAAATCACGGGACGGCCCTTCAGCGCGTCGTTGCCAGAGGAACCGCGCCCGTGGTTGCCGCTGAACATCGTTGGACTTCGCGATGATCGTGCGGCCCTTGTTGCCCGCCTTGACGAACGAGTTCACGGGATGTGGCGCGACGGACTCCTTGACGAGGTTGAGGGGCTGATCCCAAAGGGCCTCGAACGCGGGGTGACAGCGAGCCGTGCCATTGGTTATGCCCAGGCCCTCGCGCAACTTCGTGGAGAACTCAGCCAGGACGAAGCCATTGTGCTCACCCAAAACCTGACCAGAAAATACTCCCGACGGCAGGTGAGCTGGTTTAAGCGGTACCAAAGGCTTCGGTGGGTTGATGCATCCGACCCGAATCGAGTGGACCTCGCCCTCGAGTAG
- a CDS encoding ABC-F family ATP-binding cassette domain-containing protein gives MSLIRLNDVTVRYNGNPVLREVFFRLDAGERVGLIGRNGSGKSTLLKLALSQIEAGSGTVSVEDGVRIGYFSQFSELNGEATITEVLNELFGPARAAEAELARIDAAIAEGPDADELNRLIHRQAEVFETMDHLDGWDYPRAIDTVLTTLGFDHAHRVCPIDSLSGGWRNRAALANILLQQPDVLLLDEPTNFLDVHGVEWLESWFSSFTGAAIIVSHDRQFLDAVVTRIVEVENFHLHEYPGNFAQYVIEKQFRLKTLESQFLHESELLAFEAEGISDRREAAKAASKGLDSKLAKIKKSRAPRPVDTIITEIYGGLHIKDTLCRVEDLGKAYGEKTLFDGLSFELRRRDRLAVIGANGSGKSTFLRILTGEEQQDNGHVTWTKGAGVVSYNAVLDALDPNDTVVHSVNAMPDSLALTATRKSVGRFLSMFQFSEADLKQRIGNLSGGQRARVAMAMCLLSGASVLVLDEPTNHLDLSSTQVMERALSHFPGAVIVVSHDRFFTEKVANRKLVFDRELAGARITVTTA, from the coding sequence ATGAGCCTCATCCGCCTGAACGACGTCACCGTGCGCTACAACGGCAACCCGGTGCTCCGAGAGGTCTTCTTTCGCCTCGATGCCGGAGAACGCGTCGGCCTGATCGGCCGCAATGGCTCGGGCAAATCGACGCTCCTCAAACTCGCACTCAGCCAGATTGAGGCAGGCTCCGGCACGGTCTCCGTCGAAGATGGTGTACGCATCGGCTATTTCTCGCAGTTCTCCGAGCTCAACGGCGAAGCGACCATAACCGAGGTGCTCAACGAACTCTTCGGGCCGGCTCGTGCGGCCGAGGCCGAACTCGCCCGCATCGATGCCGCCATCGCTGAGGGCCCAGATGCTGACGAGCTCAACCGTCTCATCCACCGCCAGGCAGAAGTCTTTGAGACGATGGACCACCTTGACGGTTGGGACTACCCGCGCGCGATTGATACCGTGCTCACCACCCTCGGGTTTGACCACGCCCACAGGGTCTGCCCGATCGATTCGCTTTCTGGAGGGTGGCGCAACCGAGCAGCCCTTGCCAACATCCTGTTACAGCAGCCGGATGTGTTGCTGCTCGATGAGCCAACAAACTTCCTCGACGTGCACGGCGTAGAGTGGCTCGAGTCGTGGTTCTCGTCGTTCACCGGCGCTGCCATTATTGTCTCCCACGATCGGCAGTTCCTGGATGCCGTTGTGACCCGCATCGTTGAGGTCGAGAACTTCCACCTGCACGAGTACCCTGGCAATTTTGCGCAGTACGTGATCGAAAAACAGTTCCGGCTCAAAACACTTGAATCGCAGTTCCTGCACGAATCCGAGCTGCTCGCGTTTGAGGCAGAAGGCATCTCTGACCGGCGCGAAGCGGCAAAGGCCGCAAGCAAAGGGCTCGACAGCAAGCTCGCCAAAATCAAGAAGTCCCGCGCTCCCCGACCGGTTGACACCATCATTACCGAAATCTACGGGGGGCTACACATCAAGGACACGCTCTGTCGGGTGGAAGACCTTGGCAAGGCGTACGGCGAGAAGACGCTCTTCGATGGGCTGAGCTTTGAGCTTCGCCGCCGCGACCGCCTCGCCGTTATCGGCGCCAACGGAAGCGGAAAGTCAACGTTTCTTCGCATCCTCACTGGCGAGGAGCAACAGGATAATGGTCACGTCACCTGGACGAAGGGTGCCGGAGTTGTCTCATACAACGCGGTGCTCGATGCGCTCGATCCGAATGACACCGTTGTGCATTCGGTCAATGCGATGCCGGATTCGCTCGCACTCACGGCAACACGCAAGTCAGTTGGCCGCTTTCTTTCCATGTTCCAGTTCTCGGAGGCCGACCTGAAGCAGCGCATCGGTAACCTCTCTGGAGGTCAGCGAGCAAGGGTTGCCATGGCGATGTGTCTCCTGTCGGGAGCATCGGTTCTGGTGCTCGATGAGCCGACTAACCACTTGGACCTGTCCAGTACACAGGTTATGGAACGTGCACTTTCGCATTTCCCAGGGGCCGTCATCGTCGTGAGTCACGACCGCTTCTTTACCGAAAAAGTAGCTAATCGCAAGCTGGTCTTCGACCGGGAACTCGCCGGAGCACGCATCACCGTCACAACGGCTTAG
- the dapF gene encoding diaminopimelate epimerase, with amino-acid sequence MTLDFVKGHGTGNDFVLFTDPDGSINLTPQQIAWICDRHFGVGADGLIRAVRSRSLDAGAASLAQDPAAEWFMDYWNADGSLSEMCGNGVRVYSHYLLTEGLATCEAGETLVIGTRAGVKDVQRNRTGYQVDMGRWKLDGSEPLVRARNLDIARPALGINVGNPHAVVALSHLDELQGLDLGYEPILDPPAPEGANVEFVVPEEPLISDGVGQIRMRVHERGSGETLSCGTGAVAAALAIRHWAGAGAPNHWRVDVPGGRVGVRMFPTEEGEHVSLSGPAELTFRGTLTLPF; translated from the coding sequence ATTACCCTAGATTTTGTGAAAGGCCACGGCACCGGCAACGACTTTGTGTTGTTCACGGATCCCGACGGCAGCATTAACCTGACGCCGCAGCAGATTGCCTGGATCTGCGACCGGCACTTTGGTGTCGGGGCCGACGGGCTGATCCGGGCTGTGCGGTCGCGCAGCCTTGACGCAGGGGCAGCATCCCTCGCCCAGGACCCGGCTGCCGAGTGGTTCATGGACTACTGGAATGCTGACGGTTCACTCTCCGAAATGTGTGGCAACGGGGTGCGGGTCTATAGCCACTACCTGCTGACCGAAGGTCTTGCCACGTGCGAGGCAGGCGAGACCCTTGTTATCGGCACGCGTGCAGGCGTCAAGGATGTGCAGCGCAATCGAACCGGTTATCAGGTTGATATGGGGCGTTGGAAGCTTGATGGCTCCGAACCCCTTGTGCGCGCCAGAAACCTCGATATTGCCCGCCCAGCGCTTGGCATCAATGTGGGGAACCCCCACGCGGTTGTTGCGTTGTCCCATCTGGATGAACTCCAAGGTCTCGATCTTGGCTATGAACCAATTCTTGACCCGCCAGCACCTGAGGGCGCAAACGTGGAGTTTGTTGTTCCGGAAGAGCCGCTCATCAGCGATGGGGTCGGCCAGATTCGGATGCGCGTGCATGAGCGTGGCAGCGGCGAGACCCTGTCGTGTGGGACGGGCGCCGTCGCGGCTGCCCTGGCAATCAGGCACTGGGCCGGCGCAGGTGCCCCAAATCACTGGCGCGTAGATGTTCCCGGTGGCCGAGTCGGCGTACGCATGTTCCCAACTGAGGAGGGCGAGCATGTGTCGCTTTCCGGGCCGGCGGAACTCACTTTCCGAGGAACGCTCACACTCCCGTTCTAG